The DNA sequence CCCCGGGGTCGTAGACGGCGGAGACATCGGCCTCACCGAGGAGGTCGATGTCTCCGTCGTCTACGACCCCGGGGTGATCGAGGAGTACAACGGCATCGTCGAGCGGGTGGACCAGTCGTGACCGCCGTCGTCACCCCCACCACGGTCGATCTCGTCGATAAGGATCGGGACCGAGCCCAGGACCGGGACCGGGCTCCCGGCGACGTCGCCGCACCGGCGCTCACCGAAGCCCGCACGTTCGCCCCCCGCAGCCGGCGCCCCCTCATCCCCCGAGGGGTGCGCCGGCTGGGCGGGCCGCTCGGGGTGCTGCTGGTGTGGCACGTGCTGTGCGCCACCGGCGTGCTGGGCGAGCGGACGATGGCCCCGCCGGGCGACGTGTTCGCCGCCGCCCGCGACCTGACCGCCAGCGGCGAGCTGCAGGAGCACCTGCTCACGTCGCTGGGGCGGGTGGTGCAGGGGCTGGCTCTCGGCATCACGGCCGGCGTCCTGCTCGCCACGGTCTCCGGGCTGTCCCGGCTGGGCGACGACCTGCTCGACTCGACGCTGCAGATGCTGCGGTCGGTGCCGACCATCGGGATGCTGCCGCTGATCATGATCTGGTTCGGCATCGGCGAGCAGCCCAAGGTGCTGCTGATCGCCATCGGCACCACGTTCCCCATCTACCTCAACACGCTGGCGGCGATCCGGGGGATCGACGACCGGTTGGTGGAGGCGGGGCGGGTCTTCGGGCTCGGGCGCCTGGGGCTGGCCCGGCGGGTGATCCTGCCGGGCGCGGTGCCCGGGTTCCTGGTAGGCCTGCGCTTCGCCCTGGTGGGCGCCTGGCTGATCCTGATCTTCGCCGAGCAGATCAACGCCCGCAGCGGCCTCGGCTACCTGCTCACGCTGGGCCGCAGCACCTACCGGATCGACATCATCCTGCTGGCGCTGTCGATCTACGGGCTCCTCGGCTTCGTCGCCGACGCCATCGTCCGCCTCCTCGAGCGCACGCTGCTGGCCTGGCGCCGCGGCTTCACGGGCTCGTGA is a window from the Acidimicrobiales bacterium genome containing:
- a CDS encoding ABC transporter permease, which translates into the protein MTAVVTPTTVDLVDKDRDRAQDRDRAPGDVAAPALTEARTFAPRSRRPLIPRGVRRLGGPLGVLLVWHVLCATGVLGERTMAPPGDVFAAARDLTASGELQEHLLTSLGRVVQGLALGITAGVLLATVSGLSRLGDDLLDSTLQMLRSVPTIGMLPLIMIWFGIGEQPKVLLIAIGTTFPIYLNTLAAIRGIDDRLVEAGRVFGLGRLGLARRVILPGAVPGFLVGLRFALVGAWLILIFAEQINARSGLGYLLTLGRSTYRIDIILLALSIYGLLGFVADAIVRLLERTLLAWRRGFTGS